The DNA sequence AGCCGGCGAGGGGCGCCAGCTCGCGCGAGTAGGTCGTCTCATCCAGCGTAAACAGGACCACCGTCAGCCGTGGATCGCCGCCGTAGGCGTTGAGGAGCGCGTGTAGGTTACGCGTGTACTCGGTGGCGACGGGGATGTCGCACCCCTTGTCCGCCCCAAACCGGTCCGCCACGGCATGGTGGTGATCCCGGTACGACCCGGGATGGATCTGCATCACCAACCCATCGTCGATGCTCATCCGGGCCATTTCCATGAGCATGTGGGCCTGAAAATGATACGCGTCGGGGGCGTCGGCGGCGCCGGCGAGGGCTTTCTGGAAGAGGCGGCCGGCCTCGGCATCGGGTAGACGGCAGGTGTACGGTTCGACCACCGCGTGATCGGTGGACACCGCGCCCCTCTCCTTAAAAAACGCTCGCCGATCCTCCAGCGCCTGGATGAATGCGGCGTAGGTTTCGATGGGGCGGCCACAGGCTGTTTCCAGGGCGGCGATATGCGTGCGCCACGCCGGCGCCGCGATTCGCAGCACCGCATCCGGACGAAAGCATGGGATGATGCGGGCGTTCCAGTCGGAGCGACGGATGGCCTCGTGGTGCCGAAGATCATCGCTAGCGGCATCGGTGGTGGTGAGCACCTCGATATTGAACCGGTCGAACAAAGCGCGGGGGCGGAACTCCGGCGACCGGAGGCATTCGGCGATCTGGTCGTAGATATACATCGCCGAGTCGCCGTCGAGCCGGTGCCGGATGCCGAAGACGTCGTAGAACTGGTGGTTGAGCCAGGCGCCCGTGGGGGTGCCGGCGAAGAGGTAAAATCGCTCGGCAAAGCGCCTCCAGATGGCCCGAGGATCGGTCTCGACCGGCGCGCCGTCGCGGGCGGGGATACCCAGATCCTCCATCCGCACCCCTCGCGAGTAGAGCATCCGGAAGATGTAATGGTCCGGCACGATGATCAGCGACGCCGGCTCGGGGAACGGCTCATCTTCGGCCAGAATGCGGGGATCGACGTGACCGTGCGGCCCCACGATCGGCAGGTGGCGGACGTCTTCGTACAGCGTGCGTGCGATCGCGCGGCGCGTGGGATCGGGATCAAAAAAGCGGTCTTCGTGGAGTACGAGGGGAGACATGGGAGCGATGCGTTTTTTGACGTTAACCGATGCAACGTTCGAACGGCGCTTTTTCTTCGCGCCCTGCGGAGGGAAAATGCATTTAAGTTCATCCTCGGCCGGCCGATACACCCACTACCCACCGCTGGTCTCACGACAGAACCGCCCCCGAGCATGAACAAGCTCATCGAAGCGATCACCGCCTTCCTCGTCCGCCCCTTCCGCCCCAATCCGGAACTGGTGTTAAACGAGGTCAACAGCGCACGCGCCTCCCTCGGCCTTCCAGAACTCAGCCGGCTCCCCGCCGGCGCCAGAAGAAACGCCTCATCCTGTCCGCTCGCTGTTGCGCTTGGTGGATTTGTCGGTGTAGATGGGATCTGCTTTACCGAATCGAACATGGCCAGCCGAGTGGCCGGGGTCTGGCACACGGGCGTACGCCAGGTTGGCGCGAGCCGCTATGTGGTGGCCCTGCCGGCCCTTCTCCAGCATTTCGTGCGGGATTTCGACCTGGGCGCGTATGGCCGCCTGGCCGCCTGATCTCCTACCCTTTCCTTTTACATGGCGATACCATACGGTTCGGGAACTTAGTTGAAGTAAAGCTTTAGATAGGTGCAAGTGATTTATCCATCAGGCACCCATCTAGCCATGCCACGCATCCATCTCCCTGCGGCTTACCGCACCTCCCCCGCTCCCGCCGGCTGGAATCGCCGGCATTTCCTAAAGGCTGCCGCAGGCGCCTCCGTTGCACTTGGCCTCTTTGGCTGCGACGTCACCGAAGAAGATCCGTTAGAGATCTACGAAGGACCCGAAATCACGGAGGCGGACTTCGTGACCTTTAACTCGGCCTACTACGATATCGCGATCGACTCCAACACGCAGTTCCCCCATAGCTCGATCATGAGCGGCGTGCCTTCGGGCACCACGGATCCTATCGCCATCGCCTATCGGATCCAGCGCCTGATCGACGTAGACGATGCCGTGACGCTCGAAACGATCGTCGACCACCTGCTGCTCGCACAGGAAGATGGCGCGTCGTTCATCAAGTACCGTGGGCTGTTGCCGGCGCTCGATTTCAACAGCAGCAGCGTCGGCTTCGAGAAAAACTCGGCCGACTTCGAGATCCAGCCCAACGCGAGCCTCTCGGCGCGTGTCGCCATGGTGGCCCAGGCCTACTCGGGGACTCCGCTTGCCGCGAAGGCGATTCAGTTCCTGCAGAACCAGGCCGAAGGCTACAACTACTACTTCGTCCAGAACGAACTCCTGCTTGCAACGACGGGGAACGCCATCTCGACGGATGTTGGGACTGGCCGCGTCGACCTCTTGTTCGAGGAGTTCTACGCCGAAATCGCGTTTGTACTGAGCTACTTCATCGGCCACTCGACCCTCCTGAACGACCCGGCCATCGGCCAGGAAGCATGGAGCGTGCTCATCGACCCGGCCGGCGTCCCGACCGACACGATGAAGGATGCCTTCACGGCCCTGATCACACTGGCGGCCCCCCTCGCGAAAAACGGCAGCGGCTACCAGTACTTCCATCCATTGCTCGCCCTGCCGAAGACGGCCCTCAGCCCATCGATGCAGAACGGCCTCTACAACGCCCTGTACGCCTACCTCGATACCGCCCGATTCGGCAATCTGCCTGGCATTTACTCCGGCGGCCCGGACATCGATGGGACGTTTGAGGAAGAAAATGGCCTCAGCGCGCTGGCCTCGGGCAAGCGTTTCGAGGGCAGCCGGCAGGCCGTCGTCACCGTCGACGCCCTCGCCGCCGCGCTTCGCCTCTTCGCGGCCGA is a window from the Rhodothermales bacterium genome containing:
- the uxaC gene encoding glucuronate isomerase; translated protein: MSPLVLHEDRFFDPDPTRRAIARTLYEDVRHLPIVGPHGHVDPRILAEDEPFPEPASLIIVPDHYIFRMLYSRGVRMEDLGIPARDGAPVETDPRAIWRRFAERFYLFAGTPTGAWLNHQFYDVFGIRHRLDGDSAMYIYDQIAECLRSPEFRPRALFDRFNIEVLTTTDAASDDLRHHEAIRRSDWNARIIPCFRPDAVLRIAAPAWRTHIAALETACGRPIETYAAFIQALEDRRAFFKERGAVSTDHAVVEPYTCRLPDAEAGRLFQKALAGAADAPDAYHFQAHMLMEMARMSIDDGLVMQIHPGSYRDHHHAVADRFGADKGCDIPVATEYTRNLHALLNAYGGDPRLTVVLFTLDETTYSRELAPLAGYYPALRLGPAWWFYDSIEGMTRYRQLVTETAGFYNTAGFNDDTRAFASIPARHDLSRRVDANFLADLVARHVIDLVDARPIARALAYDLAKETYKL
- a CDS encoding twin-arginine translocation signal domain-containing protein, whose product is MPRIHLPAAYRTSPAPAGWNRRHFLKAAAGASVALGLFGCDVTEEDPLEIYEGPEITEADFVTFNSAYYDIAIDSNTQFPHSSIMSGVPSGTTDPIAIAYRIQRLIDVDDAVTLETIVDHLLLAQEDGASFIKYRGLLPALDFNSSSVGFEKNSADFEIQPNASLSARVAMVAQAYSGTPLAAKAIQFLQNQAEGYNYYFVQNELLLATTGNAISTDVGTGRVDLLFEEFYAEIAFVLSYFIGHSTLLNDPAIGQEAWSVLIDPAGVPTDTMKDAFTALITLAAPLAKNGSGYQYFHPLLALPKTALSPSMQNGLYNALYAYLDTARFGNLPGIYSGGPDIDGTFEEENGLSALASGKRFEGSRQAVVTVDALAAALRLFAADSQDRQTLRRWIGVYDGVTGIRDTAGLFGSISRNGDVVPAMYARQNGAMILFDSTGPDHLEAFLVAEGRTTLSEMFAEVVILNEGVPIEKVAAPLPLPPAQTAWFTAVYLASLAVGISRPRAKRATPP